The following coding sequences lie in one Phycicoccus duodecadis genomic window:
- the arfB gene encoding alternative ribosome rescue aminoacyl-tRNA hydrolase ArfB, with translation MDLVVPPGPGVPQGLTVPAAELVERFSRSSGPGGQGVNTADSRVELELDVDASVALASLGAARRERLLARLEGRLVDGRLVVAASEHRQQRRNRVAARERMADLLREALAPPPPARRPTRPTRGSKERRLAAKKRRGELKSARSRPPREG, from the coding sequence ATGGACCTCGTCGTGCCGCCGGGCCCCGGTGTGCCCCAGGGGCTGACGGTGCCCGCCGCCGAGCTCGTCGAGCGGTTCTCACGCTCGTCCGGGCCGGGAGGCCAGGGCGTCAACACCGCCGACAGCCGGGTCGAGCTCGAGCTCGACGTGGACGCGTCGGTCGCGCTGGCGTCCCTCGGTGCCGCGCGGCGGGAGCGGCTGCTGGCCCGGCTGGAGGGCCGGCTCGTCGACGGCCGCTTGGTGGTGGCTGCGTCCGAGCACCGTCAGCAGCGCCGCAACCGGGTGGCGGCGCGCGAGCGGATGGCCGACCTCCTCCGCGAGGCGCTGGCCCCTCCTCCGCCGGCGCGGCGACCGACGCGGCCCACGCGCGGGTCGAAGGAGCGGCGCCTCGCGGCGAAGAAGCGCCGCGGCGAGCTGAAGTCGGCGCGCTCGCGGCCGCCCCGCGAGGGCTGA